From Roseibium alexandrii DFL-11, the proteins below share one genomic window:
- a CDS encoding Glu/Leu/Phe/Val dehydrogenase dimerization domain-containing protein, translating into MNAIHKAVHHTAVFDHPEMEDHENIVIVQDANTGLKAIIAVHDTRLGPALGGCRIWPYPTPSEALNDALRLSRGMTYKNSLAGLELGGGKAVIIADPRKDKSEALMEAFGRHVERLSGTYITAEDVGVSPEDMEAVARHTDHVRGTQATGLGDPSPYTALGVFEGIKASVVHAFGDPSLSGRTVSVQGLGHVGFDVARQLHEAGANLVVSDIHKPAVEKAVEAFGAKTVEPADAHKVEADVFAPCALGAGLNARTIPEIKARIVAGAANNQLQTPADGVALKNRGILYAPDYAINAGGVISIALAKPGGNDQEVRKKTIAIGDTLTRIYDRAVRENAAPEQIADRMAEERLSAARSN; encoded by the coding sequence ATGAACGCCATCCATAAAGCTGTCCATCATACGGCCGTCTTTGACCATCCGGAGATGGAAGATCACGAAAACATCGTGATAGTTCAAGATGCAAATACCGGGCTGAAAGCCATCATCGCGGTCCACGACACCCGGCTTGGCCCCGCCCTCGGTGGCTGCCGCATCTGGCCTTACCCCACGCCGTCCGAAGCTTTGAATGATGCGCTCCGGCTGTCCCGTGGCATGACCTACAAGAACTCCCTCGCAGGCCTTGAGCTTGGTGGCGGTAAGGCCGTCATCATCGCTGATCCGCGCAAGGATAAGTCAGAAGCTTTGATGGAAGCCTTTGGACGGCACGTGGAGCGGTTGTCCGGCACTTACATCACAGCTGAAGACGTCGGCGTCTCACCAGAAGATATGGAGGCGGTTGCGCGCCACACAGACCATGTTCGCGGTACGCAGGCAACCGGACTGGGAGACCCATCTCCTTACACCGCCCTCGGTGTCTTTGAGGGCATCAAAGCATCTGTTGTGCATGCGTTCGGTGATCCGTCCTTGTCCGGCCGTACAGTATCGGTTCAAGGTCTTGGCCATGTCGGGTTCGATGTCGCCCGCCAACTTCATGAAGCTGGCGCAAACCTGGTAGTTTCCGATATCCATAAGCCGGCCGTTGAGAAGGCTGTTGAAGCCTTTGGCGCAAAAACGGTTGAACCAGCTGATGCGCACAAAGTGGAGGCCGATGTGTTTGCACCGTGTGCTTTAGGCGCAGGTCTCAACGCCCGCACTATTCCGGAAATCAAGGCGCGGATCGTGGCGGGCGCCGCGAACAACCAACTGCAGACACCGGCTGATGGCGTGGCTCTCAAAAACCGCGGCATTCTTTATGCACCGGACTATGCGATCAACGCTGGTGGAGTTATTTCGATCGCCTTGGCAAAGCCAGGCGGCAATGACCAGGAAGTCCGGAAAAAAACAATTGCAATCGGCGATACGCTGACCCGGATCTACGACCGGGCTGTCCGCGAGAATGCTGCACCGGAACAGATTGCCGACAGAATGGCCGAAGAACGCCTCTCAGCCGCACGTTCGAACTGA
- a CDS encoding DUF2937 family protein — MLRIFTVLTMLASGTLTSQLPEFAQQYRQRLGGAIDALEQVMADFQRDAADYGLTVPEAIDRQKASTDPFIQARGASIERTSQRLVHLKDQRSGFETASPFERILILVQSPDRELAQATAEDYAPAIPVTPVGLVSAGAGAAGGFILVWFLSGLVRLTRRRAPA, encoded by the coding sequence ATGCTGCGGATCTTCACGGTTTTGACGATGCTCGCCAGCGGTACGCTGACATCACAGCTTCCGGAGTTCGCGCAACAATACCGGCAGCGCCTCGGTGGTGCTATCGATGCGTTGGAGCAGGTGATGGCGGACTTCCAGCGAGATGCAGCGGATTATGGTCTCACAGTTCCAGAGGCGATTGACCGGCAGAAGGCGTCAACAGATCCGTTCATTCAGGCGCGGGGCGCCAGCATCGAGCGGACGAGCCAGCGTCTTGTTCATCTCAAAGATCAAAGATCCGGTTTTGAAACAGCCAGTCCGTTTGAGCGGATCTTGATCCTCGTCCAGAGCCCGGACCGCGAACTGGCGCAAGCGACCGCAGAGGATTATGCTCCAGCTATTCCGGTCACCCCGGTCGGTCTGGTGAGCGCGGGGGCTGGCGCTGCGGGTGGTTTCATTCTCGTTTGGTTCTTGTCGGGACTTGTCCGCTTGACGCGCCGTCGCGCCCCCGCTTGA
- a CDS encoding CobW family GTP-binding protein, whose protein sequence is MSATQETPAQIPVTVLTGYLGAGKTTLLNRILTENHGQRYAVIVNEFGEVGIDNDLLVESDEEIFEMNNGCICCTVRGDLIRTVQNLMKRKGAFDAIIVETTGVADPAPVAQTFFMDDDVRAAAKLDAVVAVVDARHVLQRLEDTQEAEDQVAFADVILINKTDLVSADELSAVEARIRSINPYAVLHHSERCGVDIAKVLDRGAFDLDRILSLDPHFLEHGHHAHECSPDCDHDHDHHHHDHSHDHGHHHHGHEETHSVKSISLTAGDLDPEMFFPWINQVTQIQGPNILRMKGILAFKGDPQRYVIQGVHMIVEGDHQRDWKSDEPRESRLVFIGRDLNWDVLKANFKACAAE, encoded by the coding sequence ATGTCTGCGACCCAGGAGACACCGGCTCAGATTCCGGTCACCGTTTTGACAGGATATCTGGGGGCCGGAAAAACCACCTTGCTCAATCGGATCCTTACCGAAAACCACGGTCAGCGGTACGCCGTTATCGTCAATGAGTTCGGAGAAGTCGGTATCGACAACGACTTGTTGGTCGAGTCGGATGAAGAAATCTTCGAAATGAACAACGGCTGTATTTGCTGCACAGTTCGTGGCGATTTGATCCGAACCGTTCAAAACCTGATGAAGCGCAAGGGCGCCTTCGATGCCATTATCGTGGAGACCACGGGCGTCGCCGATCCTGCGCCCGTTGCACAGACGTTTTTTATGGATGACGACGTGCGAGCCGCGGCGAAATTGGATGCTGTCGTCGCGGTCGTGGATGCGCGCCACGTATTGCAACGTTTGGAAGACACTCAGGAGGCTGAAGATCAGGTTGCCTTTGCGGACGTTATCCTGATCAACAAGACCGACTTGGTATCCGCTGATGAATTGAGTGCGGTTGAAGCGCGCATCCGGTCGATCAACCCGTATGCGGTTCTCCATCATAGCGAACGATGCGGTGTCGATATTGCGAAGGTGCTTGATCGTGGCGCTTTTGATCTGGATCGGATCTTGTCGCTCGACCCGCATTTCCTGGAACACGGTCATCACGCCCACGAATGCAGCCCAGACTGTGATCATGACCACGACCATCATCATCATGACCACAGCCATGATCATGGTCACCACCATCATGGCCACGAAGAGACACATTCCGTCAAAAGCATTTCACTGACGGCGGGTGACCTTGACCCCGAAATGTTTTTCCCTTGGATCAATCAGGTGACCCAGATCCAAGGACCGAATATTCTTCGAATGAAGGGGATCCTCGCGTTCAAGGGTGACCCACAGCGTTACGTCATCCAGGGCGTTCATATGATCGTCGAGGGAGATCATCAGCGGGACTGGAAGAGCGACGAACCGCGTGAAAGCCGGCTTGTCTTTATCGGCCGGGATCTGAACTGGGATGTCCTGAAAGCAAACTTCAAGGCTTGTGCCGCGGAATAG
- a CDS encoding cache domain-containing protein, protein MTFKTKLLLITILPLIAVSLLIGGVSYYQSSALIDAETRSVETRILAAKRQEIRNYVSLALTSIEQIYENEPDGQLAAQAEVKEILKNLTFDYDGYFFVYTLDGTNVVHPKLPQLVGNNWWDLQDKTGDFVIQNLIKAAQQGGGFHQYVWHKPSTGTVEEKLGYAILLDKWGWMLGTGLYTDDIAKEIAAIRADFARSIRQTLFVIFLITLAAIIIVGTLIAAVRFSEQRFADTRLKALTNRILEVQEQERKRVSTELHDSISQLLVSVRYGLELIHSEANQNADLQAQAAKCLNIIDGTIAEVRRISRDLRPSVLDDMGLAAALGSLGKEFQAQSGITVNVEAERCHARLSEGAKTSLYRVVQECMTNVARHAEAGEVNISLTVGARTLKLRVEDDGIGLPYPLPKTGGLGFRNMRERIETYGGKLFMSRGKFGGTQIDVEMPLDNATAMAA, encoded by the coding sequence GTGACGTTTAAGACAAAATTGCTGCTGATCACGATCTTGCCACTGATCGCTGTCTCGTTGCTGATCGGCGGCGTCAGCTATTACCAGTCGAGCGCACTCATTGATGCCGAGACCCGTTCCGTTGAAACGCGGATCCTGGCCGCGAAACGCCAGGAAATCCGGAATTACGTGAGCCTTGCCCTCACCTCGATCGAGCAGATCTACGAAAATGAACCGGACGGACAGCTAGCGGCTCAGGCCGAGGTCAAGGAAATCTTGAAAAACCTGACCTTCGATTATGACGGCTATTTTTTCGTCTACACGCTGGACGGCACCAACGTTGTGCACCCCAAATTGCCGCAGCTCGTCGGCAACAATTGGTGGGACTTACAGGACAAGACCGGCGATTTTGTCATTCAGAACCTCATCAAGGCAGCGCAGCAAGGCGGCGGCTTTCACCAATACGTATGGCACAAGCCGTCGACTGGAACAGTGGAAGAAAAACTTGGTTATGCCATCTTGCTGGATAAATGGGGCTGGATGCTTGGAACCGGTCTTTATACCGACGATATCGCGAAGGAAATTGCCGCCATACGTGCCGATTTTGCTCGCAGCATCCGTCAAACACTTTTCGTAATTTTTCTGATTACGCTTGCCGCGATCATAATCGTTGGCACCTTGATCGCTGCCGTCAGGTTCTCTGAGCAGCGCTTTGCCGACACCCGTTTGAAGGCGTTGACCAACCGGATCCTTGAAGTTCAGGAACAAGAACGCAAACGCGTTTCCACAGAACTTCATGACAGTATATCGCAGCTGTTGGTCTCCGTGAGGTATGGCCTTGAGCTGATCCATAGCGAAGCCAATCAAAACGCGGACCTTCAGGCCCAAGCAGCCAAATGCCTGAACATCATCGACGGAACCATTGCCGAGGTCCGCCGTATCTCGCGAGATCTGCGGCCAAGTGTTCTGGACGACATGGGGCTGGCCGCAGCACTCGGGAGCCTTGGCAAGGAGTTCCAGGCCCAATCGGGCATCACCGTCAATGTCGAGGCAGAACGATGCCACGCCCGCTTGTCGGAGGGCGCAAAAACATCACTCTATCGCGTTGTGCAGGAGTGCATGACAAATGTGGCCCGCCACGCCGAAGCCGGGGAAGTCAACATCTCCCTGACCGTCGGCGCGCGCACTCTAAAGCTGCGGGTTGAAGACGATGGGATTGGATTGCCGTATCCGCTGCCAAAAACTGGCGGTCTGGGCTTCCGGAACATGCGCGAACGCATTGAAACATACGGCGGCAAATTATTCATGAGCCGCGGCAAGTTCGGCGGCACACAGATCGACGTTGAAATGCCTCTCGACAACGCCACTGCAATGGCTGCATGA
- a CDS encoding TetR/AcrR family transcriptional regulator, with the protein MSDSKDDIAAGLEQVFWSRGFAEPSVPVLRAGVGVSMRTLYRYFPSREAMILGALEFRHQRYMRYVTDGVEEPGLSAAEQLFDKLGGWMRMTEGKECFFRQALAANPDSTDIAETVNRHKSELLTFFGNLSGKMQFASTLYLLHEGVTASYAELGEQAVEDAKRLVRQMFKSANESKYS; encoded by the coding sequence ATGAGTGACTCCAAAGACGATATTGCTGCAGGCTTGGAACAGGTTTTCTGGAGCCGGGGTTTTGCGGAACCAAGCGTTCCCGTCTTGCGTGCCGGCGTCGGTGTCAGCATGCGGACCCTCTACCGGTATTTTCCCTCCCGTGAGGCGATGATCTTGGGCGCTCTGGAGTTCCGGCATCAACGGTACATGCGGTACGTCACGGATGGTGTCGAAGAACCTGGTCTGAGTGCTGCCGAGCAGTTGTTTGATAAACTGGGTGGCTGGATGCGGATGACGGAGGGAAAAGAGTGTTTCTTCCGGCAAGCTCTCGCGGCAAACCCTGACAGCACAGACATCGCTGAGACAGTAAACCGGCACAAATCGGAGCTGCTGACGTTTTTTGGAAATCTCAGCGGTAAGATGCAGTTTGCTTCAACGCTCTATCTTCTCCACGAAGGTGTGACCGCTTCTTACGCGGAACTGGGCGAACAAGCTGTAGAAGATGCCAAACGCCTGGTGCGCCAAATGTTCAAGAGCGCGAACGAGAGCAAATACTCTTGA
- a CDS encoding response regulator, translated as MTVHSPNLEPMTKPIRVLLADDHALVRDGIRARLNKVPEIEVVGEATNGREAVKLAHELRPDVLLMDVSMPVMNGLEAAAEVRKSFPEIAVLILSIYDNSEYVRGVVQAGARGYILKDISAPEMITAISSVASGGYYFSSAVGPTLVGTATSAPIEDPYGLTDRERQVLTAIAKGLPNKEVAKSLGISVRTVESHRLNLREKVGNKNAAQLYKVAQDLGLLD; from the coding sequence ATGACAGTTCACTCACCTAACCTTGAGCCAATGACCAAACCGATACGGGTTTTGCTGGCCGATGATCATGCCCTTGTCCGCGACGGGATAAGGGCCCGGTTGAACAAGGTTCCGGAAATCGAAGTTGTGGGCGAAGCAACGAATGGCCGGGAAGCCGTTAAACTGGCGCATGAACTCCGGCCGGATGTCCTTTTGATGGATGTCTCGATGCCTGTCATGAACGGCCTGGAAGCCGCTGCGGAAGTTCGTAAATCCTTCCCGGAAATCGCGGTGCTGATCCTGTCGATCTATGACAACTCTGAATACGTGCGCGGCGTTGTTCAAGCCGGTGCACGCGGTTACATCCTGAAGGACATTTCCGCTCCCGAAATGATCACTGCGATTTCGAGTGTCGCGTCCGGCGGATACTATTTCTCCTCTGCGGTGGGGCCGACACTTGTTGGCACAGCAACCTCCGCTCCGATAGAAGACCCCTATGGATTGACTGACCGTGAGCGCCAGGTGCTCACAGCAATTGCCAAAGGCCTGCCCAACAAGGAAGTTGCCAAGAGCCTGGGGATCAGTGTGCGGACGGTTGAGTCCCATCGTCTGAACTTGCGGGAGAAGGTCGGCAACAAGAACGCAGCGCAGCTCTACAAGGTTGCACAGGATCTTGGATTGCTCGATTGA
- a CDS encoding WD40 repeat domain-containing protein, which translates to MPIVAPMDVDGFVVRAGFLGDAAYVATGEGAIHFVEVGETHLAPHKNGLLAAEPSFDGKSLITSGDDGAIYASSPDGSSELLAERPRKWIDLIACGPNGAVAFASGRTAWVRLSDGREKEFAHDRAVGGIAFAPKGLRLAVSRYDGATLWWAGTEGKPVNLTWKGAHLGTSFSPDGKYLVTAMQENALHGWRLSDNQDMRMTGYPAKVKSFSWSAKGKYLATSGANAAIVWPFFGKTGPMGQSPLQLGTRSDVLVTAVACHPKEEAVALGYQDGMVMMSRFEDNAEVLLRRPGGHPITSLDWDNAGLRLAFGSEKNEAGIISLQDG; encoded by the coding sequence GTGCCAATTGTTGCTCCTATGGACGTGGACGGCTTCGTCGTCCGAGCCGGTTTTTTGGGTGATGCTGCGTATGTCGCGACCGGTGAGGGCGCCATACACTTCGTTGAAGTAGGCGAAACTCATCTGGCGCCGCATAAGAATGGTCTCTTGGCGGCGGAGCCATCGTTTGATGGCAAGTCCCTGATCACTTCGGGCGATGATGGTGCGATTTATGCCTCGTCGCCGGATGGATCGAGCGAGCTTCTGGCAGAACGTCCTCGCAAGTGGATTGATCTGATTGCCTGTGGGCCCAACGGCGCTGTTGCCTTTGCGAGCGGCCGGACAGCGTGGGTTCGCTTGTCGGATGGCCGGGAAAAAGAGTTTGCCCACGATCGGGCCGTAGGAGGCATTGCGTTTGCGCCCAAGGGGCTGCGGTTAGCTGTTTCCCGGTACGACGGCGCCACATTGTGGTGGGCCGGCACCGAAGGCAAGCCGGTCAACCTGACCTGGAAAGGTGCCCATCTTGGAACAAGTTTTTCACCCGACGGCAAATACCTTGTGACGGCTATGCAGGAAAACGCGCTGCATGGCTGGCGTCTGTCTGACAATCAAGACATGCGCATGACGGGATATCCTGCGAAAGTGAAGTCTTTCAGCTGGTCGGCCAAAGGCAAGTATCTTGCAACCTCCGGAGCCAATGCCGCGATCGTTTGGCCGTTTTTTGGAAAAACCGGTCCCATGGGCCAATCCCCATTGCAGCTTGGGACACGGAGCGACGTCTTGGTTACGGCGGTTGCCTGCCATCCAAAGGAAGAGGCCGTCGCGCTGGGCTATCAGGACGGCATGGTCATGATGAGCCGGTTTGAAGATAACGCGGAAGTCCTGCTGCGGCGTCCTGGAGGCCATCCAATCACCAGCCTTGACTGGGATAACGCAGGCCTTCGGCTCGCTTTTGGCAGCGAAAAGAACGAAGCAGGCATTATCTCTCTTCAGGACGGGTAG
- a CDS encoding LysR family transcriptional regulator: MDALTRMRCFIQVVDSKGFSAAARDMGRSKALVSKYVSELEDELGVRLLNRTTRQVSMTEVGESYYKEASEILQRIDDLQASVQSSQQEIRGRLRVSAPRSMGDKLLNAAMMEFLAQHPDVVLDLRLEDRFVDLVEEGFDIAVRVTQLEDSSLIARKIAPFRTVICASPELLAKVGVPNIPADLADRPCIIDTNYRYKQNWAFGSQGERQMVTVKGPVEVNSAEAVCEAALQGLGFIRMPLFFVSEYINEGRLKIVLAEHEEPMRGIYAVYPHRRHLTVKVRALVDFLVSWYAARSRAEVRTEALREELE, translated from the coding sequence ATGGACGCGCTAACGCGTATGCGTTGTTTTATTCAGGTCGTGGATTCCAAGGGGTTTTCCGCCGCTGCCAGAGACATGGGGCGGTCCAAGGCGCTCGTCTCCAAATACGTCAGCGAGTTGGAAGACGAGTTGGGAGTCCGGTTGCTGAACCGGACAACCCGGCAGGTCTCCATGACCGAAGTTGGAGAGTCTTACTACAAGGAAGCCTCTGAAATCCTCCAGCGCATTGACGATCTTCAGGCATCTGTTCAGTCATCCCAACAGGAGATTCGCGGACGTCTGCGCGTGTCGGCGCCACGGTCCATGGGCGACAAGCTTTTGAACGCAGCCATGATGGAGTTTCTTGCACAACATCCTGACGTCGTTCTTGATCTCAGGCTTGAAGACCGATTCGTGGACTTGGTGGAGGAGGGGTTCGACATCGCGGTGCGGGTGACCCAGCTCGAAGACTCAAGCCTGATTGCGAGAAAAATAGCGCCCTTTCGGACAGTGATTTGTGCCAGTCCGGAGCTGCTGGCTAAAGTTGGCGTTCCAAACATACCGGCCGACCTTGCGGATCGCCCCTGCATCATCGATACAAATTACCGGTACAAGCAAAACTGGGCGTTTGGCAGCCAAGGCGAACGCCAAATGGTCACTGTAAAAGGGCCGGTTGAGGTCAACAGTGCCGAGGCGGTCTGTGAGGCCGCGCTTCAGGGGCTTGGCTTCATCCGGATGCCACTGTTTTTTGTCTCAGAATACATCAACGAAGGCCGACTCAAGATTGTGCTGGCGGAACATGAAGAGCCAATGCGCGGGATATATGCCGTTTACCCGCATCGGCGCCATCTGACTGTGAAGGTCCGGGCGTTGGTCGATTTCCTTGTGAGCTGGTACGCGGCTCGATCAAGAGCGGAAGTGCGAACGGAGGCTTTGCGCGAGGAACTTGAGTGA
- a CDS encoding HoxN/HupN/NixA family nickel/cobalt transporter: MRQQIVRAWNLMNARAVLLFAAFGFAVVATTGAQAHPHVFVEARSSLVFDDNGDAVAVRHIFRFDDAFSAFAIQGFDTNQDGIYSREELSELADVNVESMADFGYFTFGDNTRIELDFTTPTDYWLEVKTVALEDYWVMKPEDFEAIAEDVQMNGGTMPEDVKLLELHFTLPLKDPSDASAPITLDVYDPTYYVDFRFGQENSALGTVNAPGACQITRKEPPPLDDATAYALAQIGPDQRDLPPELQSAAATQVNQMIVACGAAAHVAAAPNAAELSEQQPTAGNASPETAVAAIESAIAQGSGTEPMSRASDVLQNTQQTITIEPGLMDQIFGSIAQMQRDFYQKLVASLRSFRTNPNAFWLLVGLSFAYGIFHAAGPGHGKAIITSYVVANNETLKKGIVLSFASAFAQAVTAIVLVGGLAVVFNLTSIAIQDTARWFEIGSYVLITALGAWLLWQKAGKPVLAGMLNRQANEGLAFAGAHAGGHHGHDHHHGHHHHHHDHDRHIGPDGVCSSCGHAHAPTPDMLQGKITMSKAVSIVLAVGLRPCTGALVVLVFALSQGMIAAGIASTLAMAVGTGITVALLAGLAVSAKDLAVRLFGEGSPMAVRVHRTIEILGAAVVFLLGITLLIAAVGWG, translated from the coding sequence GTGCGTCAGCAAATCGTTCGCGCATGGAACTTGATGAACGCCAGGGCAGTCTTGCTGTTTGCGGCGTTCGGTTTTGCTGTGGTTGCCACGACAGGTGCTCAGGCGCACCCGCACGTGTTCGTGGAGGCGCGCTCTTCTCTTGTGTTCGATGACAACGGCGACGCTGTCGCCGTTCGGCATATCTTCCGCTTCGATGATGCGTTTTCAGCCTTTGCCATTCAGGGCTTCGATACCAATCAGGACGGGATCTATTCTCGGGAAGAGCTTTCGGAACTGGCTGACGTCAATGTCGAGAGTATGGCTGATTTCGGCTATTTCACGTTTGGCGACAACACGCGCATTGAGTTGGATTTCACAACGCCGACCGATTACTGGCTTGAGGTGAAGACCGTCGCATTGGAAGACTACTGGGTTATGAAGCCAGAGGACTTTGAGGCGATCGCCGAAGATGTTCAGATGAACGGCGGCACAATGCCCGAAGACGTGAAGCTCCTTGAGCTGCATTTCACGTTGCCGCTCAAAGATCCAAGTGATGCGTCTGCACCGATCACGCTTGATGTCTATGACCCGACTTATTACGTCGACTTTCGTTTCGGCCAAGAGAATAGCGCACTCGGAACAGTAAATGCTCCGGGCGCGTGTCAGATTACGCGCAAGGAACCGCCGCCGCTTGATGATGCGACCGCCTATGCTCTTGCTCAGATCGGACCGGATCAGAGAGACCTGCCGCCCGAGCTGCAATCCGCCGCCGCGACACAAGTCAATCAGATGATTGTGGCCTGTGGCGCTGCCGCACACGTAGCCGCTGCTCCCAATGCCGCAGAGCTATCAGAACAACAACCTACGGCAGGAAATGCTTCGCCAGAGACTGCGGTAGCGGCAATTGAAAGCGCAATTGCACAAGGCTCAGGTACAGAACCTATGTCCCGGGCTTCAGATGTTCTGCAAAACACGCAGCAGACCATTACGATAGAGCCGGGATTGATGGATCAGATTTTCGGATCGATTGCCCAGATGCAGAGGGACTTCTATCAAAAGCTGGTGGCGAGCTTAAGGTCCTTCAGGACCAATCCGAATGCGTTTTGGCTGCTTGTCGGCCTTTCCTTCGCCTACGGAATTTTCCATGCGGCAGGTCCGGGGCACGGGAAGGCGATCATCACGTCTTATGTCGTCGCCAACAACGAAACCCTGAAGAAGGGGATTGTACTTTCCTTCGCCTCTGCCTTCGCTCAAGCTGTCACCGCGATCGTTCTGGTGGGTGGGCTTGCCGTTGTGTTCAATCTCACGAGTATCGCAATTCAGGATACCGCGCGCTGGTTTGAGATTGGGTCTTATGTCCTGATCACAGCGCTGGGCGCATGGCTCCTGTGGCAGAAGGCGGGAAAACCCGTTTTGGCAGGCATGCTGAACCGTCAGGCCAACGAGGGGCTCGCTTTTGCTGGTGCCCACGCGGGCGGTCATCATGGCCATGACCACCATCACGGCCACCACCACCATCATCACGACCATGATCGTCACATCGGCCCGGACGGTGTGTGCTCCAGTTGTGGGCATGCCCATGCACCGACGCCGGATATGCTTCAGGGCAAGATCACGATGTCCAAGGCCGTGTCCATCGTTTTGGCAGTGGGCTTGCGGCCCTGCACGGGCGCGCTTGTCGTGCTGGTCTTTGCTTTGTCGCAGGGCATGATCGCTGCCGGGATTGCCTCAACGCTTGCGATGGCCGTTGGGACCGGGATTACCGTTGCGCTTCTGGCCGGGCTTGCTGTCTCGGCCAAGGATCTGGCCGTCCGCCTCTTCGGCGAGGGTAGCCCCATGGCGGTCAGAGTACACCGTACGATCGAGATCCTCGGCGCCGCGGTTGTATTTTTGCTCGGGATTACCCTTTTGATCGCCGCTGTCGGCTGGGGATAA
- a CDS encoding gamma-glutamyl-gamma-aminobutyrate hydrolase family protein gives MSKPLVLVTADVKSIDGFNWHATISTYLQAVLKGADAIPMILPALGADLDIDAALDNVDGVLVTGSRSNVNPQLYGQEPTEANGPYDPDRDATTLPLIKRAVERGVPVFAICRGMQEMNVAFGGTLLTEVQEIAGRKDHRPPTSDSQDERFRIAHTVEIHSGGPLETVLGEEPFEVNSLHRQAVGELGKGLVIEAKAEDGTIEAMTIKDAPGYVMATQWHPEYWVMTDGPSKKLFSAFGDAVRTYRQKRLAL, from the coding sequence ATGTCCAAACCGCTGGTTCTCGTGACCGCCGATGTCAAATCCATCGATGGCTTCAACTGGCACGCAACAATCTCCACCTATTTACAGGCGGTTCTCAAAGGCGCAGACGCCATACCCATGATCCTGCCGGCTCTTGGAGCGGACCTGGATATCGATGCTGCTCTGGACAACGTTGATGGCGTTCTGGTGACCGGATCCCGGTCAAATGTAAATCCGCAACTCTACGGACAAGAACCGACAGAAGCCAACGGCCCCTACGATCCGGACCGCGACGCGACCACCTTACCACTAATCAAGAGGGCCGTGGAACGCGGCGTTCCGGTATTCGCAATCTGCCGCGGCATGCAAGAGATGAACGTGGCCTTTGGCGGGACGCTTTTGACAGAAGTTCAGGAGATTGCGGGGCGCAAGGACCACCGGCCGCCGACATCAGACAGTCAGGACGAACGTTTTCGTATTGCCCATACAGTCGAGATCCACTCAGGTGGTCCCTTGGAAACCGTGCTAGGCGAGGAACCGTTTGAGGTAAACTCCCTTCACCGGCAGGCGGTCGGGGAGCTCGGCAAAGGGCTTGTGATCGAAGCCAAAGCAGAAGACGGCACAATTGAAGCCATGACCATCAAGGATGCGCCAGGCTATGTGATGGCAACCCAATGGCACCCGGAATACTGGGTGATGACAGACGGGCCCTCCAAGAAATTGTTTTCAGCTTTTGGAGACGCCGTTCGTACCTACAGACAAAAAAGGCTGGCACTCTAA